The Candidatus Palauibacter scopulicola genome has a segment encoding these proteins:
- a CDS encoding zinc ribbon domain-containing protein, with the protein MSRTVACPRCGSPASGNFCAQCGAPLVQRALCPACQAPLRPDALYCTACGTQVGAPPRKPRSALLPWVLSGLGLAVFSVMIAVLVQRGSVTRVGDMTMTGGLPGETTGGPPPAGAAANGAGAAAMPSMEELAAMGPRGVADRLFERVMREHEGGDFERAAFFIDMALQAYDAVPPEEIDADARFHVGLLRLLTGASGLAREQADEILASHPDHLLGLLLAARAADFEEDADGAEAFRARIRARVEEAGGIPDLPEYQAHRTLIEGVLQTDGGEGRGGA; encoded by the coding sequence ATGAGCCGGACCGTGGCGTGCCCGCGCTGCGGGAGCCCCGCGTCGGGCAACTTCTGCGCGCAATGCGGGGCCCCGCTCGTCCAGCGCGCGCTATGTCCGGCCTGCCAGGCGCCGCTCCGGCCGGATGCCCTCTACTGCACCGCATGCGGTACGCAGGTGGGCGCCCCGCCACGGAAGCCTCGCTCGGCCCTGCTCCCGTGGGTCCTCTCCGGCCTCGGGCTCGCCGTCTTCTCGGTGATGATCGCCGTGCTCGTCCAGCGGGGGAGCGTGACGCGCGTCGGGGACATGACGATGACGGGCGGTCTCCCGGGCGAGACGACGGGCGGCCCGCCCCCGGCCGGGGCGGCGGCGAACGGCGCCGGGGCCGCCGCCATGCCGAGCATGGAGGAACTCGCGGCCATGGGTCCGCGCGGCGTCGCGGACCGGCTCTTCGAGCGCGTGATGCGGGAACACGAGGGCGGCGACTTCGAGCGCGCCGCCTTCTTCATCGACATGGCGCTGCAGGCGTACGACGCCGTCCCTCCGGAAGAGATCGATGCCGATGCGCGGTTCCACGTCGGCCTCCTCCGGCTCCTCACGGGGGCGTCCGGTCTCGCCCGGGAACAGGCGGATGAGATCCTTGCCTCGCATCCGGACCACCTGCTCGGGCTCCTGCTCGCCGCGCGCGCGGCCGACTTCGAGGAGGACGCGGATGGCGCGGAGGCCTTCCGAGCCCGAATCCGGGCCCGGGTGGAGGAGGCCGGGGGGATCCCGGATCTCCCCGAATACCAGGCGCACCGGACGCTGATCGAAGGCGTGCTGCAGACGGACGGCGGAGAAGGAAGGGGCGGCGCGTGA
- a CDS encoding cytochrome c maturation protein CcmE: MRRKLWMLAGLAAIAGAITVLAAGGLNENMVFFLTPAELEARGVEVVDQPIRLGGRVKPGSVDWNPESAELRFVISEENVEIPIESTGAPPSMFQPGMGVVVEGAYGNDGVFRATNLMVKHSNEYAPPEHAGDAGQVYKSLLEDS, encoded by the coding sequence GTGAGACGGAAACTCTGGATGCTGGCGGGGCTCGCGGCGATCGCGGGGGCCATCACGGTGCTCGCGGCGGGCGGGTTGAACGAGAACATGGTGTTCTTCCTCACGCCCGCCGAACTCGAGGCGCGCGGCGTCGAAGTCGTCGACCAGCCCATCCGGCTCGGAGGCCGGGTCAAGCCGGGGAGCGTGGACTGGAATCCGGAGTCCGCCGAGCTGCGTTTCGTGATCAGCGAGGAGAACGTCGAGATCCCCATCGAGAGCACGGGCGCACCCCCCTCCATGTTCCAGCCGGGGATGGGGGTCGTCGTTGAAGGGGCCTACGGGAACGATGGCGTCTTCCGCGCCACGAACCTGATGGTGAAACACTCCAACGAATACGCCCCTCCGGAGCACGCGGGCGACGCGGGCCAGGTCTACAAGTCCCTCCTCGAAGACTCCTGA